One genomic segment of Sparus aurata chromosome 24, fSpaAur1.1, whole genome shotgun sequence includes these proteins:
- the LOC115576734 gene encoding endonuclease domain-containing 1 protein-like isoform X2 — translation MQTLVPLCALLLLLFSAQADVVAKFEDNCSEFFYHKKVPKWGESTDGAVRICQRYGEGSNSKFHFATLYDTKHRIAVYSAYVIELPMNGGQDSRLWLIEPQLVDTTWKGEMEEERILKQEHSGIDLGKKQALNEDYKESVFDRGHLNPNGHHSENHKRAATYTLTNVVPQNHKLNTEAWRKYEAKLLTKIKSCTKAFVLVGAVPSEDNWIVKNNVKSVNIPDFLWNAYCCVDNNDKPKLRGAASAKNSEDNKVNELTLDQLKEFLKIPKEAEGVLFDKDCTS, via the exons ATGCAAACCTTGGTACCTTTGTGCGctctcctcttgctcctcttTTCTGCTCAGGCAGATGTTGTGGCTAAGTTCGAG GATAACTGCTCGGAGTTCTTCTATCACAAAAAGGTGCCAAAGTGGGGGGAGTCTACTGATGGTGCTGTCCGTATTTGTCAGCGCTACGGCGAAGG TTCGAACTCCAAGTTCCACTTTGCCACCCTGTATGACACCAAACATCGTATTGCTGTCTACTCTGCCTATGTTATCGAGCTGCCCATGAATGGAGGTCAAGATTCGAGACTATGGTTAATTGAGCCTCAG CTGGTGGACACAACATGGaaaggagagatggaggaagagaggattCTGAAGCAAGAGCACAGTGGAATCGACCTGGGGAAAAAACAGGCTCTGAATGAGGACTACAAAGAGTCTGTCTTCGACCGTGGTCACCTCAACCCCAACGGACACCATTCAG AAAACCATAAACGTGCTGCCACTTACACCCTGACCAATGTGGTTCCTCAGAACCATAAACTGAACACGGAAGCCTGGAGGAAATATGAGGCCAAGCTCCTCACAAAGATAAAATCTTGCACTAAAGCGTTTGTGCTGGTTGGTGCTGTTCCCTCTGAAGACAACTGGATTGTCAAAAACAACGTGAAGAGTGTCAACATACCGGACTTCCTGTGGAACGCCTATTGCTGTGTGGACAACAATGACAAACCCAAATTGAGGGGTGCAGCCTCTGCGAAGAACTCTGAGGACAACAAGGTGAATGAGCTCACTCTGGATCAGCTGAAAGAATTCCTAAAGATCCCCAAGGAGGCAGAAGGGGTGCTGTTTGACAAGGACTGCACTTCATAA
- the LOC115576734 gene encoding endonuclease domain-containing 1 protein-like isoform X1, translating into MMCLCLLGLQDSSVSLTPEGSSRMQTLVPLCALLLLLFSAQADVVAKFEDNCSEFFYHKKVPKWGESTDGAVRICQRYGEGSNSKFHFATLYDTKHRIAVYSAYVIELPMNGGQDSRLWLIEPQLVDTTWKGEMEEERILKQEHSGIDLGKKQALNEDYKESVFDRGHLNPNGHHSENHKRAATYTLTNVVPQNHKLNTEAWRKYEAKLLTKIKSCTKAFVLVGAVPSEDNWIVKNNVKSVNIPDFLWNAYCCVDNNDKPKLRGAASAKNSEDNKVNELTLDQLKEFLKIPKEAEGVLFDKDCTS; encoded by the exons atgatgtgtttgtgtttattaggCCTCCAGGACAGTTCAGTATCCCTGACACCAGAGGGTTCTTCCAGGATGCAAACCTTGGTACCTTTGTGCGctctcctcttgctcctcttTTCTGCTCAGGCAGATGTTGTGGCTAAGTTCGAG GATAACTGCTCGGAGTTCTTCTATCACAAAAAGGTGCCAAAGTGGGGGGAGTCTACTGATGGTGCTGTCCGTATTTGTCAGCGCTACGGCGAAGG TTCGAACTCCAAGTTCCACTTTGCCACCCTGTATGACACCAAACATCGTATTGCTGTCTACTCTGCCTATGTTATCGAGCTGCCCATGAATGGAGGTCAAGATTCGAGACTATGGTTAATTGAGCCTCAG CTGGTGGACACAACATGGaaaggagagatggaggaagagaggattCTGAAGCAAGAGCACAGTGGAATCGACCTGGGGAAAAAACAGGCTCTGAATGAGGACTACAAAGAGTCTGTCTTCGACCGTGGTCACCTCAACCCCAACGGACACCATTCAG AAAACCATAAACGTGCTGCCACTTACACCCTGACCAATGTGGTTCCTCAGAACCATAAACTGAACACGGAAGCCTGGAGGAAATATGAGGCCAAGCTCCTCACAAAGATAAAATCTTGCACTAAAGCGTTTGTGCTGGTTGGTGCTGTTCCCTCTGAAGACAACTGGATTGTCAAAAACAACGTGAAGAGTGTCAACATACCGGACTTCCTGTGGAACGCCTATTGCTGTGTGGACAACAATGACAAACCCAAATTGAGGGGTGCAGCCTCTGCGAAGAACTCTGAGGACAACAAGGTGAATGAGCTCACTCTGGATCAGCTGAAAGAATTCCTAAAGATCCCCAAGGAGGCAGAAGGGGTGCTGTTTGACAAGGACTGCACTTCATAA